In Zea mays cultivar B73 chromosome 7, Zm-B73-REFERENCE-NAM-5.0, whole genome shotgun sequence, the following proteins share a genomic window:
- the LOC103649887 gene encoding uncharacterized protein isoform X2, whose amino-acid sequence MRSDKSSTNHQCQISSLPCLIHLPILGTSGFVASSPSASPSDLAQMPPGRKGQRCTRETPVGCRDPVTSPRNSEDKSLKGTKGQSHVFKLLSLHERVVFMFFCLSLQSFLLSEAVIKLDFKESCVKNKLNRKKVQYQQCTCSQSYIAKAIILHNLTWKKW is encoded by the exons ATGAGATCCGATAAATCCTCCACCAATCACCAGTGCCAAATCAGTTCCCTGCCGTGCCTAATTCACCTTCCCATCCTTGGCACTAGCGGATTCGTAGCCTCCAGTCCTTCAGCCTCTCCATCCGATTTGGCGCAGATGCCTCCAGGGAGGAAGGGGCAACGATGCACAAGGGAAACCCCAG TCGGCTGCCGTGATCCGGTGACCTCCCCACGAAATTCCGAAG ATAAATCACTGAAGGGAACAAAAGGCCAGAGCCACGTATTCAAGCTGCTAAGTTTGCATGAGAGGGTGGTATTCATGTTTT TTTGTCTTTCTCTTCAAAGCTTTCTCCTGTCGGAAGCAGTTATCAAGCTTGATTTCAAG GAAAGTTGTGTGAAGAACAAACTTAATCGTAAAAAAGTACAGTATCAACAATGCACATGCTCTCAGTCCTACATTGCAAAGGCTATTATATTG
- the LOC103649887 gene encoding uncharacterized protein isoform X1 has translation MRSDKSSTNHQCQISSLPCLIHLPILGTSGFVASSPSASPSDLAQMPPGRKGQRCTRETPAVGCRDPVTSPRNSEDKSLKGTKGQSHVFKLLSLHERVVFMFFCLSLQSFLLSEAVIKLDFKESCVKNKLNRKKVQYQQCTCSQSYIAKAIILHNLTWKKW, from the exons ATGAGATCCGATAAATCCTCCACCAATCACCAGTGCCAAATCAGTTCCCTGCCGTGCCTAATTCACCTTCCCATCCTTGGCACTAGCGGATTCGTAGCCTCCAGTCCTTCAGCCTCTCCATCCGATTTGGCGCAGATGCCTCCAGGGAGGAAGGGGCAACGATGCACAAGGGAAACCCCAG CAGTCGGCTGCCGTGATCCGGTGACCTCCCCACGAAATTCCGAAG ATAAATCACTGAAGGGAACAAAAGGCCAGAGCCACGTATTCAAGCTGCTAAGTTTGCATGAGAGGGTGGTATTCATGTTTT TTTGTCTTTCTCTTCAAAGCTTTCTCCTGTCGGAAGCAGTTATCAAGCTTGATTTCAAG GAAAGTTGTGTGAAGAACAAACTTAATCGTAAAAAAGTACAGTATCAACAATGCACATGCTCTCAGTCCTACATTGCAAAGGCTATTATATTG
- the LOC103649887 gene encoding uncharacterized protein isoform X3 — protein sequence MRSDKSSTNHQCQISSLPCLIHLPILGTSGFVASSPSASPSDLAQMPPGRKGQRCTRETPDKSLKGTKGQSHVFKLLSLHERVVFMFFCLSLQSFLLSEAVIKLDFKESCVKNKLNRKKVQYQQCTCSQSYIAKAIILHNLTWKKW from the exons ATGAGATCCGATAAATCCTCCACCAATCACCAGTGCCAAATCAGTTCCCTGCCGTGCCTAATTCACCTTCCCATCCTTGGCACTAGCGGATTCGTAGCCTCCAGTCCTTCAGCCTCTCCATCCGATTTGGCGCAGATGCCTCCAGGGAGGAAGGGGCAACGATGCACAAGGGAAACCCCAG ATAAATCACTGAAGGGAACAAAAGGCCAGAGCCACGTATTCAAGCTGCTAAGTTTGCATGAGAGGGTGGTATTCATGTTTT TTTGTCTTTCTCTTCAAAGCTTTCTCCTGTCGGAAGCAGTTATCAAGCTTGATTTCAAG GAAAGTTGTGTGAAGAACAAACTTAATCGTAAAAAAGTACAGTATCAACAATGCACATGCTCTCAGTCCTACATTGCAAAGGCTATTATATTG